The region CGGAAAGCTCCATCACAAACAGCGTGGCCGGGGGAACCTGCTCGCTCCCAGCGCCGTCGCCGCTCAGGTCAAACTCTGCTTTCAGAAACGGTGTAGCCGCTCCACTACCGCCAAACTGTATGGAAAAGTCACCGCCAGCTTCCTGGCCTTTGACTTCTGGAACGCCCTGCTGCATGCTGGCAAAACGGGCCACCCGCTGCCGCGTAAACCGCCGCACTACCTCCACGCCATCGGCTTCCCGCTTCAAAAGCACGGCATAAATCGTACGGCCCGCCACTGTAACGCCCAGCACGTAAGGGGCCCGGGTACGCGTAAGCTTTTGCCGTCTGGTTTTCATGATCATTACAAAATCGTCTCAGGCGTAACGTTCAGAAACGCAGGGCTTTCGTTTTTACTGAAGCAATTGCTGCAATCGGCGCTTGTTATTAGCAAAATCGAAGGCAACCTCCGGTGTGATCAGCTGCTGCCGGACCAGACGGAACAAATCCTGTTCCATGGTAATCATGCCCATTGCGCCCCCTTCCCACATCATCTGGTAGATTTCGCTGGTATTCTTGTTTTTGATTGCAGCCCGTGCGGATGGTGTCATCCAGAGCACTTCTTTGGCCAGAATGCGTCCTCCTCCGATCTTGGGCACCAGTTTCTGTGAGATCACGCAACGCAACACGTCGGCCAGTCGGTTACGTACGCGTTCCTGTTCATCGGGCGGATATTCGGCCACGATACGGTCGATCGTCTCCACAGCCGAGCTGGTATGCAGCGTAGAAAAGACCTTGTGGCCGGAATCGGTGATCTCCAGCGCTGCCGAGATTGTCTCAGGATCCCGCATCTCGCCAATGACGATGATATCGGGGTCCTGACGCAGTGCCTGCACGATGCCATCCTTGAAGGATCGGACGTCGCGTCCCACTTCGCGATGGCGGATCAGACACTTGCGAGAGCGATGCACATACTCGATCGGCCGGGCGATGATGACCACATGCGCATAGACGTCGTCGTTGTTCGCGTCAATGATCGCATCCAGCGTTGTGCTCTTACCGGAACCTGTCACACCGGTCACCAGCGTCAGTCCGTCGCGTACATGCCGGAACATGAGGCCACGCTCAATCAACGGATGGAACCCCAGGCTTTTAAGTGGACGGATCTCGTCGGTGATGGCGCGCATGTTCAGCGCCACATGATCCATGTCGAAGTAGACGGTAGCCCGAAAGCGTCGCGGCATTCCGTTACGCCCTTCGAGGGGCAGTGCATAGGAGAAGTCCAGGGCACACTCTTCAAAAAAGAGCTGGAGCTGTCGCTCGGTGAGCAGATTCAGGATGAGCAGTGCGGCCTCGTCACACGAGTAGGTGCCCATTTCCTTGTAGGGTCGCTTGTCGCCGTGCACTCGATACCAGACGTAGCCATTTGAGGCTGGCCCGCCGATGTCCATATCGCTGGCATTGAGCTCCAGCATGCGTTTGACCAACAGCTGCATGTGCTCACGCAGCAGCGTTCGGTCTTTGTCCAGCAGTGCATTTACCTGTTCAGCCAGGTAACGCGCACGGTCCTCCCCAACCAAGGAAGGGGGTACCGAATCAAGTACCGTTTTGCAAATCTTCGGCAGGGGCGGTACAGGCCGCACCCGAGGGCGCTGTGCTGCCGAGGCGTGCTGTGCCAGCACTTCCGCCAGCGCAGGATTTCCGTTCGACATGACTGGCCTTCAGGATTGGTTTGCCTTTACAGTATCGCGCTACTTGCCGGTCGCTTAAGCAACCAGCAAAAAAAGACGGCGCTACAGCAGAAGCTTACGCACCGCTGCAACGCCGTCCTGGGTCAACACAACGGGCAATCAAGAAGCCGGAACCGGGATGAATTCGATCTCAATAACCTGGTCGCTGAAATCCGGCATGTGTCCGAAATCCCTTAGCGGATAGTATCCATAGTTATCCTGCCCACTCCAACCCCAGCCTCCATAGCTGTACTTGCCATTACGCTCGCCCCACTGTGGCCCCCGACGCCGTCTCCACCGCGTATCACCATATCCCCAGCGCTTCACATCGTCAAGCTTCTTTTTCGGAAAAATCAGATCCTCAAAGGCGATACGCCATACATTGGGCCGCGTCGGATGGGGCTGAATCATGGCATACCGGCCTTCCTGCATTTCGTTAAAATCATCAACACTTTCCAACAGCGCCGGTCGTGTGTACTCATAGAAGGGATCGTTAATGTCGATGGTGGGATCTCCACGGCGCTCGCAGTAAAAGTCAGCATCGACGGCCAGGATAAAGTTGACCCGCTCACCTGGATTCAACACCGTAGTATAGAGTGCTTCGGCACCATCCCGGTTGTTTCCCGGCGCAAAGACCAGTTCAGGCTCCAAGGCAATGTATCTTCCACTACCATTTCCTCGCAACTCGATATCCTCTTGGTTTTCACAGGAACTGCCAAGCGCTGGATTGCTGGGGTCACATCCCCCGAGGTTATTGCCCATGCCGTTATTATTCCTGGGGACAAAGCGTTGAATATAGATAGCCGAGCAATAGCCAGCCATCGATTCCAGAAAGGTCACCTTCACCTGGCTGGGCTGTGTAACTTCCAGCGTATTTCGCATCAGCCGATAGCCCCCTACTCGATGCGTGGCTCGCCTGTAATATCCGATGGCAACCGCTCCATACGAAGCGCCGCCAACGGGATATAGCCAGGCCTCATACGTTCCCCCTTTCAGTTGCCCGGTTAGTGGATTCTCCTGGTCTCCTACGAGGCCGATCAGTTCATCCCGCGACAGGTCAGGTTGCTCCACCTCAAGCTTGCGAGCCATCGAGACGATACGATTATAGGCTGAACGCGCAATCTCACGCGCCAGCGCCTCTTCCTGACGCAGCACCTGTCGGTCATCGGCCTGCAACCGATCGATGTCGGATTGCAGCAGCAGCACGCTGCCACCCACTACCGTCGCTGTCACGAAGAGTAGAATAAACTTTCCCATGGCTCCCCCTGTATGATTGGCTCCACACTCCCCTAAGCGAAAAGCATTCCCGCACGCCCAATCAATCCATTGTGCAGCCTGCAGCGACCCCTTGAGGTTACGTTTAGTAATCTTTCGTTACGTACCGGCATCGACCGGAACGAACGTTACTTCGATAACCTGATC is a window of Rhodothermus sp. DNA encoding:
- a CDS encoding type IV pilus twitching motility protein PilT codes for the protein MSNGNPALAEVLAQHASAAQRPRVRPVPPLPKICKTVLDSVPPSLVGEDRARYLAEQVNALLDKDRTLLREHMQLLVKRMLELNASDMDIGGPASNGYVWYRVHGDKRPYKEMGTYSCDEAALLILNLLTERQLQLFFEECALDFSYALPLEGRNGMPRRFRATVYFDMDHVALNMRAITDEIRPLKSLGFHPLIERGLMFRHVRDGLTLVTGVTGSGKSTTLDAIIDANNDDVYAHVVIIARPIEYVHRSRKCLIRHREVGRDVRSFKDGIVQALRQDPDIIVIGEMRDPETISAALEITDSGHKVFSTLHTSSAVETIDRIVAEYPPDEQERVRNRLADVLRCVISQKLVPKIGGGRILAKEVLWMTPSARAAIKNKNTSEIYQMMWEGGAMGMITMEQDLFRLVRQQLITPEVAFDFANNKRRLQQLLQ